From Oncorhynchus tshawytscha isolate Ot180627B linkage group LG27, Otsh_v2.0, whole genome shotgun sequence, a single genomic window includes:
- the LOC112225945 gene encoding uncharacterized protein LOC112225945, which translates to MNGAVYISFFQGQLESALEQVVQLAVQEITKTVGSSLSSVLMKTAVKEQENQRLKLKLQSLEFECNGVENGAAFNGGMEDNAATDRTKPETHTPSHGTEHGVHANTQRLDQKGRVVGQLKMVMEHVLEFAVCELTKIVEASFDDLLLEMTKKEREHSALEEQLRRVAHQENGKGGVSRRCGSENNTAFPSGSEDTRQESRNVTVKIVRGPREQTETTNDSDKQAVLTVAQDWVPILDKVFGQKWCSDLWQIKELASGKAGEERTGGSGLGIVGSFPSLNALIRENLEPTPTIPLQDPQWMPLEDMEVLSSTLDTPQDPPASISTTATVEESLRSPSMLHRLLTLPAQLLEEDENTMETIPLLPDASPGRAAVRRQNTESPNQSCPSPPKKKVAVSQEEEEEDEEDEEKEDKGTTTLDSKVKTVPLKGRKGYECKECGKKFSRAPLLKAHQQTHISTALATTTAICCSECGKHFSQASRLQAHLRTHTGKKS; encoded by the exons ATGAACGGCGCCGTATACATTTCGTTTTTTCAAGGTCAGCTGGAATCTGCACTAGAGCAAGTAGTGCAACTCGCAGTCCAGGAAATAACCAAGACTGTTGGGTCAAGCTTGAGTTCTGTGTTAATGAAAACGGCCGTCAAAGAACAAGAAAACCAACGACTTAAGTTAAAGCTTCAATCACTGGAGTTTGAATGTAATGGGGTAGAAAATGGAGCCGCGTTCAACGGTGGCATGGAAGACAACGCGGCCACGGATCGAACAAAGCCCGAGACACACACCCCCAGCCACGGCACAGAGCACGGCGTGCACGCAAACACTCAAAGACTGGATCAAAAAGGACGAGTAGTGG GTCAGCTAAAGATGGTCATGGAGCATGTGCTGGAGTTTGCTGTGTGCGAGCTGACTAAAATCGTGGAGGCCAGTTTTGACGACCTGCTCCTGGAGATGACCAAGAAAGAGCGGGAGCACAGCGCTCTGGAGGAGCAGTTACGCCGCGTGGCTCACCAGGAGAACGGGAAGGGTGGAGTGTCGAGGAGGTGTGGGTCGGAAAACAACACAGCATTTCCCAGTGGCTCAGAGGACACTAGGCAGGAATCTAGAAACGTCACAGTCAAAATTGTCCGGGGACCAAGGGAGCAAACGGAGACAACAAATG acaGTGACAAGCAGGCTGTCCTGACTGTAGCCCAGGACTGGGTCCCCATCCTGGACAAGGTGTTTGGGCAGAAGTGGTGCAGTGACCTGTGGCAAATCAAAGAGCTGGCTTCAGGGAAGGCGggtgaggagaggactgggggatCTGGGCTGGGGATTGTGGGCTCCTTCCCCAGTCTGAACGCCCTGATCCGTGAGAACCTGGAGCCCACCCCCACCATCCCCCTGCAAGACCCCCAGTGGATGCCTCTGGAGGACATGGAGGTCCTCTCCTCGACCTTGGACACTCCGCAAGACCCTCCTGCTTCCATAAGCACCACAGCCACAG TTGAGGAGTCCCTCAGGTCTCCGTCGATGCTTCACCGGCTCCTCACACTCCCCGCTCAGCTCCTAGAGGAAGACGAGAACACCATGGAAACCATCCCCCTGCTCCCGGACGCGTCACCTGGCAGAGCAGCTGTGCGCCGGCAAAACACAGAATCTCCTAACCAAAGCTGCCCATCTCCTCCCAAGAAAAAGGTTGCTGTttcacaggaggaggaggaggaagacgaagAGGACGAAGAGAAGGAAGACAAAGGGACAACGACGCTGGACTCAAAGGTGAAGACCGTGCCTCTCAAAGGCAGGAAGGGTTACGAGTGTAAAGAATGCGGCAAGAAGTTCAGCCGAGCGCCGCTCCTGAAAGCTCACCAGCAGACACATATCAGCACAGCACTGGCGACGACGACAGCAATCTGCTGTTCCGAGTGCGGGAAACACTTCTCCCAGGCATCCCGGCTACAGGCGCACCTACGAACACACACTGGGAAAAAGTCTTGA